CCAGATATGGAAGGTACAAGTAACTCCTTCGCATCTTTGGAAATTGCAAGTTGATGGTTCTTCAACAAGACGAGGATCCGGAGCAGGAATTGTGCTAGTAGCACCGGAAGGAGAAGTATTGGAAATGGCTATACGATTAGGGTTCCCAgcaacaaataatgaagcagagtatgaGGCCTTGTTTCAAGGAGTCCAGAATGCTCTAAGACTTGGGGCCAAGGAGTTGGTGATTTATTCCGATTCTCAATTGGTAGTCAATCAACTCACTGGACTCTACAGTGCCAGGACGGCAACTATGGCAGCTTACATGGAAAAAACTAAACAGTTGCTCGACCGACTTCATGACTATAAGGTAATACAAATTCCAAGGGAGCAGAATGACCACGCCGATGCTTTGGCTACCCTTGCGTCGGCCGACCAACTAGGGGTGAAGAGGGTTATACAAGTGCAGGTGCTCGAACGACCAAGCATAGATGAGATGCCAGAAGAGATACGATGCGCTGAAGAGCAGGCGCCAAGTTGGATGGATCCCATCATTGCTTACCTAAAGGATGGCATTCTTCCCGAAGATAAGAAAGAAGCCAGAAAATTGGCAGTCAAAGCAGCACGCTTCTGGTTGTCTCCTGATCAGAAGCTCTATAAAAAGTCTTTCTCAGGTCCATATTTATTATGTGTTCACCCAGCAAGAGTAGAGGACTTGTTGTTTGAGATTCATGAAGGCTCTTGTGGAGCACATGCTGCGGGAAGGACACTTGCATTTCGAGCAATTACCCAAGGCTTTTGGTGGCCGTACATGCAGAAGGATGCTTTGCAGTACGTAAAAAAGTGTGAAAAGTGTCAGAAGTTCGCACCAATCCCCCACCAACCGGCTGGTGATCTTTGTCCTCTTACAAGTCCATGGCCTTTTGCCCAATGGGGGTTGGATATTATTGGACCACTCCTGCGGGCTACTGGCAATAGAAGATTCTTAATTACTGCCACTGACTATTTTACGAAATGGATCGAGGCAAGGGCTCTGGCAGCAATCCGAGATATAGAAACAAGGAAGTTTGTTTGGGAAAATATCATAACAAGGTTTGGAATCCCTCATGCCTTGATTAGTGATAACGGAACTCAATTTTCAAGTGCCAAGTTTAAAGAATTTTGTGGCGGATATGGGATAAAGAATCTCTATTCCACCCCCGCCTACCCACAATGCAATGGTCAGGCAGAAGCATCCAACAAGACATTTTAGACGGAATTAAGAAAAGATTGGAGTCTTCCAAAGGAAGGTGGGTAGAAGAACTTCCGTCAGTATTATGGGCATACCGAACCACTCCTCGCAGGTCTACGGGAGAATCTCCATTCGTGCTTGCTTATGGAACGGAGGCTGTCATTCCTTTAGAAATAGGGCTTCCAACTCTCCGAACGCAAGTATTTGAAGAAGGCAACAATGATTTGGCAATGGAAAGAAATTTGGATTTGCTGCAGGAGAGAAGGGATCGGGCCATGGTGCGGCTGGCTGCTTACCAACAAGTGTTGTCCCGATCCtataataaaaatgttagggcaagaagctttgaaattggggACTTCGTTTTACGAAAAGTCTTATCTCAAACTAAGGATCCAACTGATGGAAAGTTGGGtccaaattgggaaggaccTTTCCAAGTCATAGCACGGGTTGGCCAAGGAGCCTACAAGCTAGTTAGGCAGGATGGCAAAGCTGTCCACGGAACTTGGAATATCTCCAACCTAAGGAGATTTTATGTGTAATGCCGATTATGGCTAATTTAAGCCTTCGACAGCGtatcatcaataaaagaataagtttCCTCTTCATTTAAATTTGCATTTAGTTACTTCTTGCTACTTCTTAACTAAGTTTACGAAAGTTTTAAGATTCAGCCGTGTACTCTGATTCTTACTCAGGCTTCAAtttaaaaatattgatttttgattcCAAGACAAGTTGGGACTCATAGATCATCACTAAGAGGCGGTTGGAAAGGAGGCAAGAAGTTACTTGCGGTTGACAAAGAGGCTAAGTTACTTACGGTTAAAAAGGACCAGAAGTTACTTCAGAACTGTCATTCAACCGTCTCTGCAGTTACTCCACACGTCTCGGCTGTTATTCATCACAGTTCAACCGTCTTATCACTTCCACCTATAAATGGACAAGAGAAAAGTACAGAGAGAtggggaaaaagaaagaaacaacaattcATAATGAGTTCTTCCTCACGTTCCACCAATGTTCCACCAAAGAAGAGGTCTATGATAGAGAACGAGGAGGATGACGAATTGGTCAATCCTAAACATCCAGCAGGAGCCTCCCTCCAGAAGAAAGCTAAGTTGGAATATCAAGAAGAGGATGAGGATATGATCATCCTTGAGCAACCGATAAACCATCCACTGACGCAGGTGATTGaaattgaagatgatgaagatgacgaaGAACTGAAGGTTCTCGATTCATTCCTAACCAGCAATGTGGAAGAGCAAGTCGAGGACCTTAAGGAACAATTACAGTATATGAAGAGGGAATTCCAGACTGCTGACAATTGCAACAAAGAGCTTCTAGGCGCTCTGCGAACTGTTCAACACTCACTCATCCAGATATGTGACATGGCCTGGGTGGCGGCAATGGCTCAAGACCCACAAAGGCTCCGGATGTCTCTTCTGGACCTCTCAGCCCGTGTTAAATCTATTTTAGACAGGGCGATGGTAGTTCTAGCAAGTTGGTCCATTTAAAGATTGTAATCATTTCCCTTCTATGCAATAAATAAGGTATTTTACTTTCCGAATATATGCTTACGGAAAAAagctatacaaaaaaaaaaagggctttattccaagaaaaagacaaatgagtcttagccaaagagggctttattccaagaaaaagacaaatgagtATTAGCCAAAGAGggctttattccaagaaaaagacaaatgagtcttagccaaagagggctttattccaagaaaaaagacaaatgagtctAAGCCAAAGAGGCATTATTCCGAAAACAAATTAGCTAAAGAGGCTTTATTCAAAGACATAGACTAAGAAAAGTCTTAGCCAAGAGGCTTTACTCTCTCAAAGAAAACAGACTAAGAAAAGTCTAAGCCGAAAGACTTTAttcatacaattaattaaatatgcaaGTCGAAGAGGCAGAATCTAAAATGTTAGCAAGAAGAGACATATTCCTATTGTCCAGGATCAGTGGCTGAAGTAGTCCCGGTGCCCAGGCCAGTGTTATTTTCACGAAATTTCTTTAGACTCGGGCGAGGATGGTTGGGGGCGGGCCACTGGAAGAAGTCCTCAGACCAAGCTTCATGTTCTGGAGGAATCTTGAGTGCGAGAAGTGTACAACCACACCCAAGTCCAAAATTTTCGTTGGATTCCACAGCAAGAGTTTCCGTATATTTCTTGCAACACTGGGCTATGCTTTCTTCAACCACTTTCGTCTTTTCTGCCTCAACTCTAGACAATTGGCTTTTGGCTTTGGAAAGTTCGCTCCGGGACTTCTCTATCTCTTCCTTGGCTTCGGCAAGTTTCACTTCAAGAATGGATTTTTCTTGAACAACCTTCTCAAATTCAGTTTGCATCGTCTTTGATTCCGATAGCTCTGCCTTTGTGTCAAAAAGTTGTTGCTTCAAATCAACTATGTAATGAAGGCACATTTGAGATCCCTgattcaaacaaaagaaaaggttagTATGACTTAATCCCCGTACAcatgtatttaatatttaatgaaTAAGCGTAAGTAAGAGGAAAACCCCAAGGAGCATCTGCAAGCCAAGGTCTTCACCTTTGGGAAGTTTGTTAAAGAACTCTTTATCTTCATTGGAGATGGTAGAACAAAGCTTCTCAAGGCAGAAAGGTGAATATCCGACTTGCAACGACAATGGACTATCCACAAAACCTTTGAACATGCTTTCGGCATTATTCCAAGATGAGGGACTCAAGGCGGTTCTACTTAAAGAAAAGGGAGCAAATGTAGTGCCACCTTGAGAAGAGCTATCAGCACTTCTGGATACTCCGAAGGAAGGCAGACTATGAGTTCCTGGAGACGGAAAAGACGATGTCGACTTAACTAAAGAAGAGCTCGTGTATAAGGTTGAGGATCCTCCAATAGGTTTAGGAACTCCAAAGATGTTTGCCCAGGGACTGGAGTTTGTCTTAGG
This DNA window, taken from Tripterygium wilfordii isolate XIE 37 chromosome 20, ASM1340144v1, whole genome shotgun sequence, encodes the following:
- the LOC119987002 gene encoding uncharacterized protein LOC119987002, coding for MAVSEHAVSAVILREEKKVQYPIYYVSKTLLDAETRYSPLEKLLLALVMASRKLNHYFQAYPVEVVTEYPLKTLLGKADMSGRVAKWSVELAQYDLKFVARTAIKAQVLADFVAEFTIEQRLEKANQIWKVQVTPSHLWKLQVDGSSTRRGSGAGIVLVAPEGEVLEMAIRLGFPATNNEAEYEALFQGVQNALRLGAKELVIYSDSQLVVNQLTGLYSARTATMAAYMEKTKQLLDRLHDYKVIQIPREQNDHADALATLASADQLGVKRVIQVQVLERPSIDEMPEEIRCAEEQAPSWMDPIIAYLKDGILPEDKKEARKLAVKAARFWLSPDQKLYKKSFSGPYLLCVHPARVEDLLFEIHEGSCGAHAAGRTLAFRAITQGFWWPYMQKDALQYVKKCEKCQKFAPIPHQPAGDLCPLTSPWPFAQWGLDIIGPLLRATGNRRFLITATDYFTKWIEARALAAIRDIETRKFVWENIITRFGIPHALISDNGTQFSSRSIQQDILDGIKKRLESSKGRWVEELPSVLWAYRTTPRRSTGESPFVLAYGTEAVIPLEIGLPTLRTQVFEEGNNDLAMERNLDLLQERRDRAMVRLAAYQQVLSRSYNKNVRARSFEIGDFVLRKVLSQTKDPTDGKLGPNWEGPFQVIARVGQGAYKLVRQDGKAVHGTWNISNLRRFYVQVGTHRSSLRGGWKGGKKLLAVDKEAKLLTVKKDQKLLQNCHSTVSAVTPHVSAVIHHSSTVLSLPPINGQEKSTERWGKRKKQQFIMSSSSRSTNVPPKKRSMIENEEDDELVNPKHPAGASLQKKAKLEYQEEDEDMIILEQPINHPLTQVIEIEDDEDDEELKVLDSFLTSNVEEQVEDLKEQLQYMKREFQTADNCNKELLGALRTVQHSLIQICDMAWVAAMAQDPQRLRMSLLDLSARVKSILDRAMVVLASWSI